From the Clostridium putrefaciens genome, one window contains:
- the rpmA gene encoding 50S ribosomal protein L27, with amino-acid sequence MLIMNLQLFAHKKGVGSSRNGRDSESKRLGVKCSDGEFVLAGNILVRQRGTKIHPGTNVGLGKDDTLFAKADGVVKYERMGKDRKKASVYPADVQEAIAE; translated from the coding sequence ATGCTAATTATGAACCTTCAATTGTTTGCTCACAAAAAAGGAGTAGGAAGCTCAAGAAATGGTAGAGATTCTGAATCCAAAAGACTTGGAGTAAAATGTTCAGATGGAGAGTTTGTTCTTGCAGGAAATATATTAGTTAGACAAAGGGGAACTAAAATTCACCCAGGTACTAACGTAGGTTTAGGTAAGGACGATACTTTATTCGCTAAAGCTGATGGTGTTGTAAAATACGAAAGAATGGGAAAAGACAGAAAAAAAGCTAGTGTCTACCCAGCTGACGTTCAAGAAGCAATAGCTGAATAA
- a CDS encoding D-alanyl-D-alanine carboxypeptidase family protein: MKKSFFLLIVFILLCSNSYTVKATNLKDPEIHSKGAVLIEANTGKILFNKNAKVPMAPASTTKVMTAILVLENTTLKDKVLIGKNPPNADGTAIGVKEGEEFTVEDLLYSLLLDSANDAAEALAEHISGTNENFAKLMNERAKSIGCENTNFKNPSGLYEEGHVTTAYDLALITREAYKNPIFLRIEDAPFYKIPSTNITPEIRWVNNKNSLILKDSKFFYEECVGGKTGYTTLSRHTYTAIAEKDNQKLILAFLDAPDKDTYFADSKNLFEYGFSRYKTFKLFSKGDKVSSYYIDKDVSIPLLATNDFYYVEDLNTSGKNHSKDPVGKIHLEDKDLTNVSFNEGDTIINSRININEKNVGTLDLYSGITRNASYISVAKNSIDKGLSKFKASYVLTLTGIFLFGTSLIRKRIKQINNHNKYKHKKADF, from the coding sequence ATGAAGAAAAGCTTTTTTTTGTTAATAGTGTTTATTCTACTCTGTAGTAATTCTTATACAGTAAAAGCTACTAATCTTAAAGATCCTGAAATACATTCTAAAGGTGCTGTATTAATAGAAGCTAATACAGGAAAAATACTTTTTAACAAAAATGCAAAAGTTCCTATGGCACCAGCTTCAACTACAAAGGTTATGACTGCAATACTAGTTTTAGAAAATACTACATTAAAGGATAAGGTTCTAATAGGTAAGAATCCACCTAATGCTGATGGAACTGCAATCGGCGTTAAAGAAGGGGAAGAGTTTACTGTAGAAGACCTTTTATATTCCCTGCTTTTAGACTCAGCTAATGATGCTGCTGAGGCTTTAGCTGAACATATAAGTGGAACTAATGAAAACTTTGCTAAACTTATGAATGAAAGAGCAAAAAGTATTGGCTGCGAAAATACCAACTTTAAAAATCCTAGTGGATTGTACGAGGAAGGTCACGTAACCACGGCTTATGATTTAGCGCTAATAACTAGGGAAGCTTATAAAAACCCAATATTTTTAAGAATAGAAGATGCACCGTTTTATAAGATACCTTCAACTAATATTACTCCAGAAATAAGATGGGTAAACAATAAAAATTCATTAATTTTAAAAGACAGTAAATTCTTTTATGAAGAATGTGTAGGTGGTAAGACTGGCTATACTACACTTTCAAGGCATACTTATACAGCTATAGCTGAAAAAGATAATCAAAAACTTATACTAGCCTTTTTAGATGCACCCGATAAAGACACATATTTCGCTGACTCTAAGAACCTTTTTGAATACGGTTTTTCTAGATATAAAACTTTTAAACTCTTTTCAAAAGGTGACAAGGTTTCAAGCTACTATATAGATAAAGATGTTTCTATACCCCTTTTAGCTACAAACGACTTTTATTATGTTGAAGACTTAAATACTTCAGGTAAAAATCACTCAAAAGATCCTGTAGGTAAAATACATTTAGAAGATAAAGACTTAACTAATGTAAGCTTTAATGAGGGAGATACAATAATTAATTCTAGAATAAACATTAACGAAAAGAACGTAGGAACCCTTGACCTATATAGTGGTATTACAAGAAATGCATCTTACATTTCAGTAGCTAAGAATTCTATTGACAAAGGCCTTTCTAAGTTCAAAGCTTCTTACGTGTTAACACTTACAGGAATCTTCTTATTTGGTACAAGCCTTATTAGAAAAAGAATTAAACAAATTAACAACCATAATAAATACAAACACAAAAAAGCAGATTTCTAA
- a CDS encoding Rne/Rng family ribonuclease, with the protein MRDIFIERRENLLRIAIKEDNILKECFIEEERFEPLPGEIYKGTIKNIVPAIKCAFIDIGYNKNAYMYINPREKNKSLKKGQDILIEVAKEEIGDKGAKVNGFISLPGRYTVINNLNKGISFSKKIKDEKFKENIQNNIQGLDDIAVVIRTNAQFVDVDTINKEIQKLYESYKKIYTTFNYTLKPKKLYGESSIIYKILRDSINGDTASIIVDNPSDYDVIKGYVDGKPDISVDIFNYEGHRNIFDYYEIEKEILALRNYTVPLNCGGCIVIEKTEAMNVIDVNSGKNVSNKTMEKTAYMTNHEAAVEIARQVRLRNLSGIILIDFIDMKYDEDKIKVLRALEDGFKQDKNKTMIYPFTELGLVQIARMRRGKSIYEYIQEPCSECNGKGSLLKLSYISLLIKNDILKVDAESKINNIYIEINNRYELEITKDMAKFIETFNELGKEIYLKFVDDVEYFKVEALIFNEKIEDVKEYKVII; encoded by the coding sequence ATGAGAGATATATTCATAGAAAGACGAGAGAATTTACTTAGGATAGCAATAAAAGAAGATAATATATTAAAAGAATGTTTTATAGAAGAAGAGAGATTTGAACCACTGCCAGGGGAAATTTACAAGGGCACTATAAAAAACATTGTACCTGCAATTAAGTGCGCATTCATCGATATTGGATATAATAAAAATGCTTATATGTACATAAATCCTAGAGAAAAGAATAAGAGCTTAAAAAAAGGTCAGGATATATTAATAGAGGTTGCAAAAGAGGAAATTGGAGACAAAGGTGCAAAGGTAAATGGATTTATATCATTGCCAGGTAGATATACAGTTATAAATAATTTAAATAAAGGTATAAGCTTTTCTAAAAAGATTAAAGATGAGAAGTTCAAAGAAAATATACAAAATAATATACAAGGTTTAGATGATATAGCTGTAGTAATTAGAACTAATGCCCAATTTGTAGATGTAGATACTATAAATAAAGAAATTCAAAAACTTTATGAAAGTTATAAAAAGATATACACTACCTTTAACTATACATTAAAGCCTAAAAAGTTATATGGAGAAAGTAGCATAATATATAAGATATTAAGAGATAGTATAAATGGTGATACTGCATCAATTATAGTAGATAATCCTTCTGATTATGATGTTATAAAAGGTTATGTAGATGGAAAGCCAGATATAAGTGTAGATATATTTAACTATGAAGGCCATAGAAATATTTTTGATTATTATGAAATAGAAAAAGAAATATTAGCCCTTAGAAACTATACAGTACCACTAAATTGCGGAGGATGTATAGTTATAGAGAAAACCGAGGCTATGAACGTAATAGACGTAAACTCTGGTAAGAACGTAAGCAATAAAACCATGGAAAAAACAGCATATATGACAAATCATGAGGCCGCAGTAGAAATAGCAAGGCAAGTAAGGCTTAGAAATTTAAGTGGAATAATATTAATTGATTTTATTGATATGAAATATGATGAAGATAAGATAAAGGTATTAAGGGCTCTAGAAGATGGGTTTAAACAGGATAAAAATAAGACTATGATATATCCTTTCACAGAGCTTGGGCTTGTTCAAATTGCTAGGATGAGAAGAGGAAAGAGTATATATGAATATATACAAGAACCTTGTAGTGAATGTAACGGTAAGGGATCACTACTAAAACTTTCATATATAAGTCTTTTAATAAAAAATGATATACTAAAGGTAGATGCAGAAAGCAAAATAAATAACATATATATAGAAATAAATAATAGATATGAGCTTGAAATTACAAAAGATATGGCTAAATTTATTGAGACATTTAATGAACTAGGTAAAGAAATTTATCTAAAGTTTGTAGATGATGTAGAATACTTTAAGGTAGAGGCACTTATATTTAATGAAAAGATTGAAGACGTAAAAGAATATAAGGTAATAATATAG
- a CDS encoding TIGR03936 family radical SAM-associated protein gives MRYLIKFTKEGEIKFISHLDLMRTIQRIIKRADLPIDYSRGFNPHQDLSIAQPLSVGTYSSGEYMDMGLREELDCEELKNRLNSNCPKGIEILEISKVPQIENVKRVPQAMALVDLSDYTIKIRFNKIDKVEDELKELLEKPEWTTTKKSKKGEREVDLKSMIKDFKFWVLEDKLIIKTRINSGSREHLSPELLATYIKSNIKNVNTEAFIDIKREEMFAYKDEKIVPLYKYMD, from the coding sequence GTGCGTTATCTAATTAAATTTACAAAGGAAGGTGAAATAAAGTTTATTTCACACCTTGATCTTATGAGAACAATTCAAAGAATAATTAAAAGGGCGGACCTTCCTATAGATTACTCTAGAGGCTTTAATCCGCACCAAGATTTATCTATAGCACAACCTTTGTCAGTAGGAACTTATTCTAGTGGTGAGTATATGGATATGGGACTTAGGGAAGAATTAGACTGTGAAGAATTGAAGAATAGATTAAATTCTAATTGTCCAAAAGGAATAGAAATATTAGAAATATCAAAGGTTCCTCAAATAGAAAATGTTAAAAGAGTACCACAGGCTATGGCACTTGTAGATTTATCAGACTATACTATAAAGATAAGATTTAATAAAATAGATAAGGTAGAAGATGAACTTAAAGAGCTTTTAGAGAAGCCAGAGTGGACTACTACAAAAAAGAGTAAAAAAGGTGAGAGGGAAGTAGATTTAAAATCTATGATAAAAGATTTTAAATTCTGGGTATTAGAGGATAAGCTTATAATTAAGACTAGAATAAACTCTGGAAGTAGAGAACATCTATCACCTGAACTTTTAGCAACCTACATAAAGAGTAATATTAAAAATGTTAATACAGAAGCCTTTATAGATATAAAAAGAGAAGAGATGTTTGCATACAAAGATGAAAAAATAGTTCCTTTGTACAAATACATGGATTAA
- the yqeK gene encoding bis(5'-nucleosyl)-tetraphosphatase (symmetrical) YqeK — translation MWTETEIKRYLKENLKEDRYLHVLGVESTAERLAKIYDEDVERAKLAALIHDAAKNKTVKEIEYIIKSEGIRIDKEMSKAPVLLHGLAGAIIGKTLMGIEDEDVFNAAAYHTTGRENMSKLEKIIYLSDYIEPNRDFPGVQDIRMIALKDLDEGVLYAMDHTIRYIIKKGQILLNGTVNARNYLIQNKINRS, via the coding sequence ATGTGGACAGAAACTGAAATAAAAAGATACCTTAAAGAAAACCTAAAAGAAGATAGGTACCTACATGTACTTGGAGTTGAAAGTACCGCAGAAAGGTTAGCTAAGATTTATGATGAGGATGTAGAAAGGGCTAAACTTGCAGCGCTTATACATGATGCTGCAAAAAATAAAACTGTAAAAGAAATAGAATATATAATAAAATCAGAAGGAATAAGAATAGATAAGGAAATGTCTAAAGCACCAGTGCTTTTACATGGACTTGCAGGAGCTATAATAGGTAAAACATTAATGGGCATAGAAGATGAAGACGTTTTTAATGCTGCTGCATATCATACAACAGGAAGAGAAAATATGAGTAAACTTGAGAAAATAATCTACCTTTCAGATTATATAGAACCTAATAGAGACTTTCCAGGAGTTCAAGATATTAGAATGATTGCATTAAAGGATTTAGATGAGGGAGTACTTTATGCTATGGACCATACCATAAGGTATATAATTAAAAAAGGTCAGATACTTTTAAATGGAACAGTTAATGCAAGAAATTATTTAATACAAAATAAAATAAATAGGAGTTAA
- a CDS encoding YhbY family RNA-binding protein: MITSKQRAYLRSLGNKLDSIFQLGKNGIENTFLKQIDEALEVRELIKITVLNNSDIDPKEASRIICERLGADGVQCIGSKVVLYRESTKKPKIELP, from the coding sequence TTGATTACTAGTAAGCAAAGAGCTTATTTAAGATCTCTTGGAAATAAATTAGATTCTATATTCCAACTAGGAAAAAATGGTATAGAAAATACCTTTTTAAAACAAATTGATGAAGCATTAGAAGTTAGAGAATTAATAAAGATAACAGTTTTAAATAATAGCGATATTGACCCAAAAGAAGCTTCTAGAATTATATGTGAAAGATTAGGAGCAGATGGCGTTCAGTGTATAGGTAGCAAAGTAGTTTTATATAGAGAGTCTACTAAAAAACCTAAGATTGAATTACCTTAA
- the obgE gene encoding GTPase ObgE, translating to MFIDRTKIFIKSGDGGHGSVSFRREKYVPLGGPDGGDGGNGGDVILIAESNMTTLLDFTYKRKYAAERGQDGSGSKCYGRRGENLYIKVPMGTIIKDEETGKVMVDLSNPGQEYVVARGGTGGKGNVKFTTPTRQAPSFAEPGMPGEERAILLELKLLADVGLIGFPNVGKSTLLSMVSKATPKIANYHFTTLRPNLGVVSVKNIEPFVIADIPGIIEGAAEGVGLGLDFLRHIERTRVLIHVVDISGVEGRDALEDFLKINEELKKYDVKLWDRPQIIAANKSDMLYDEEVYENFVLKLNEMGYDKVFKISAATNEGVEDLMKEAARTLTTIPVVQLEIAEEDKYEVEYKRFNYTIEEQDRVFVIQGSFVDRLLLAVNVNDADSLRYFHKVLKNKGVLNELKEMGIEDGDLVRLNNFEFEYLY from the coding sequence TTGTTTATTGATAGAACGAAAATATTTATTAAATCTGGAGATGGTGGACACGGATCAGTATCTTTTAGAAGAGAAAAGTATGTACCACTTGGAGGACCAGATGGCGGAGACGGAGGAAATGGTGGAGATGTAATACTTATTGCTGAAAGCAATATGACTACATTACTTGATTTTACCTATAAAAGAAAGTATGCGGCAGAAAGAGGTCAAGATGGTTCAGGATCTAAATGTTATGGTAGAAGAGGAGAAAATCTTTATATAAAGGTTCCTATGGGTACTATAATAAAGGATGAAGAGACAGGAAAAGTTATGGTTGATTTATCAAATCCTGGTCAAGAGTATGTAGTAGCAAGAGGTGGAACTGGTGGTAAAGGAAACGTTAAGTTTACTACACCTACAAGGCAAGCACCTAGCTTTGCAGAGCCTGGAATGCCAGGAGAAGAAAGAGCCATATTATTAGAATTAAAACTTTTAGCAGATGTAGGACTTATAGGTTTCCCAAATGTAGGAAAGTCTACCTTGTTATCTATGGTATCTAAAGCAACTCCAAAGATAGCTAATTATCACTTTACTACATTAAGACCAAATCTTGGAGTGGTAAGTGTAAAAAATATCGAACCTTTTGTTATAGCAGATATACCAGGAATAATTGAAGGTGCTGCAGAAGGCGTAGGTCTTGGACTTGACTTTTTAAGACATATAGAAAGAACCAGAGTACTTATCCACGTAGTAGATATATCAGGTGTTGAAGGAAGAGATGCTCTAGAAGACTTCTTAAAAATCAATGAAGAGTTAAAAAAATATGACGTAAAACTTTGGGATAGACCTCAAATTATAGCAGCAAACAAAAGTGATATGCTATATGATGAAGAAGTTTACGAAAACTTTGTATTAAAGCTTAATGAAATGGGATATGATAAAGTATTTAAGATATCTGCAGCTACAAATGAAGGGGTAGAAGATCTTATGAAAGAAGCAGCAAGAACTTTAACTACCATACCAGTAGTACAACTTGAAATAGCAGAAGAAGATAAATATGAAGTAGAATACAAGAGATTTAATTACACTATAGAGGAACAAGATAGAGTTTTTGTTATACAAGGAAGCTTTGTTGATAGATTACTCTTAGCTGTAAATGTTAATGATGCAGATTCTTTAAGATATTTCCATAAGGTTCTAAAAAATAAAGGTGTTTTGAATGAACTTAAAGAAATGGGTATAGAGGATGGAGATCTTGTAAGACTTAACAATTTTGAATTTGAATACTTATATTAA
- a CDS encoding ribosomal-processing cysteine protease Prp, translating to MTNILFQKRDDNFIAFKIEGHSDYADKGEDIVCAAISALSQSVVIGLEEVLYIKSDYDIKDGFLHMSLKDNSIQDIEKSQVLLKTFFKSLKSISVSYVKYITIQIEEV from the coding sequence ATGACCAACATACTATTTCAAAAAAGAGATGATAATTTCATTGCTTTTAAAATAGAAGGTCATTCAGATTATGCAGATAAAGGTGAAGATATAGTCTGCGCAGCTATTTCAGCACTATCACAATCAGTTGTGATAGGTCTTGAAGAAGTTTTGTATATAAAATCAGATTATGATATAAAAGATGGGTTTTTACATATGTCTTTAAAGGACAATTCTATACAAGATATAGAAAAGAGCCAAGTTCTTTTAAAAACCTTTTTTAAAAGTTTGAAGAGTATAAGTGTAAGTTACGTAAAATATATAACCATACAAATAGAGGAGGTGTAA
- a CDS encoding LCP family protein: MDIDEGMNKRRLKKLLCIALSVVICIFLIGVLYLFGASRKLNEKVESQAKIIKPVDTKRSLPINILILGVDIGDPNIKENEDIKRTDSMMILHYNPSEKDIKVISIPRDTKIKINNKDIKINSAYAFGGAKKTIEVVENMLDTTINYYIKLDYKAFTKFIDAIGGVNIDIEEDMNYDDEGQDLHIDFKKGRGIHLDGKKSEEFFRWRKNNDGTGLAEGDLGRIKNQHIFMEKVTKKIKSPMMPLRIPKILSVIEENVETNMSPSAMIKHGSKGIELSTRDIKFCILEGEPKYIKGISYFIYDKNKNKDTLQSLQSVSKTASSITSGGIDKSKLKVKVLNGTNVEGLAKVYSSMLKNLGYQNIIIGNGEKLMESKAYIKDNNKDLKSIIKQDFNIKSVQSLEGKQGDFDIIIILGEDKKTLKN, translated from the coding sequence ATGGATATAGATGAAGGCATGAATAAAAGAAGATTAAAGAAACTTTTATGTATAGCACTATCTGTTGTAATTTGTATCTTTTTAATTGGTGTATTATATCTATTTGGAGCTAGTAGAAAGTTAAACGAAAAGGTTGAATCTCAGGCTAAAATTATAAAACCTGTAGATACAAAAAGATCACTGCCAATAAACATACTCATTTTAGGAGTAGATATTGGTGATCCTAATATAAAGGAAAATGAGGATATAAAAAGAACAGATTCTATGATGATCCTCCATTACAATCCTAGTGAAAAGGATATAAAAGTTATATCCATACCTAGGGATACAAAGATAAAAATAAATAATAAAGATATAAAAATAAATTCAGCTTATGCCTTTGGAGGAGCTAAAAAGACCATTGAAGTAGTAGAAAATATGCTAGATACGACAATAAATTATTACATTAAGTTAGATTATAAAGCTTTCACAAAATTTATAGATGCTATAGGTGGAGTGAATATAGATATAGAGGAAGATATGAACTACGATGATGAAGGCCAAGATCTTCACATTGATTTTAAAAAAGGAAGAGGTATCCACCTTGATGGTAAAAAGTCAGAAGAATTTTTTAGGTGGAGAAAAAACAACGATGGAACAGGTCTTGCAGAAGGTGACCTTGGTAGAATAAAAAACCAGCATATATTCATGGAAAAGGTAACAAAGAAGATTAAAAGTCCCATGATGCCCTTAAGAATACCTAAAATCTTATCTGTTATTGAAGAAAATGTGGAAACGAATATGTCCCCTAGTGCTATGATTAAACATGGATCTAAAGGAATTGAATTATCTACAAGGGATATAAAGTTTTGTATCCTAGAGGGAGAGCCTAAATACATTAAAGGAATTTCATATTTTATATATGATAAAAATAAAAATAAAGATACATTACAATCATTACAATCTGTAAGTAAAACTGCATCATCTATTACTAGCGGAGGCATTGATAAGAGTAAACTTAAGGTGAAGGTATTAAATGGAACTAATGTAGAGGGCCTTGCAAAAGTATATTCTAGTATGCTAAAAAACCTTGGGTATCAGAATATAATAATAGGTAATGGAGAAAAACTTATGGAGAGTAAAGCTTATATAAAAGATAATAATAAAGACTTAAAAAGTATAATAAAACAGGATTTTAATATTAAAAGTGTTCAATCCCTAGAAGGAAAACAGGGAGATTTTGATATAATAATTATACTTGGAGAAGATAAAAAGACTTTAAAGAATTAA
- the rplU gene encoding 50S ribosomal protein L21 — MYAVLKTGGKQYRVQEGDVLFVEKIEAEVDSTIELTDILAVTNAEGKLVVGSPVVEGAKVVAKVVAQGKAKKIVVFKFKAKKDYRKKQGHRQPYTKIAIEKIEA, encoded by the coding sequence ATGTACGCAGTTTTAAAAACAGGTGGAAAGCAGTATAGAGTTCAAGAAGGAGATGTTCTTTTTGTTGAAAAGATAGAAGCTGAAGTAGATTCCACAATAGAATTAACAGATATTCTTGCAGTTACAAATGCTGAAGGAAAGTTAGTTGTAGGAAGTCCTGTTGTTGAAGGAGCTAAAGTTGTTGCTAAAGTTGTAGCACAAGGAAAAGCTAAGAAAATAGTAGTTTTTAAGTTTAAAGCTAAAAAAGACTATAGAAAGAAACAAGGACACAGACAACCATATACTAAAATAGCAATAGAAAAGATTGAAGCATAA
- the nadD gene encoding nicotinate-nucleotide adenylyltransferase: protein MKSKGIFGGTFDPIHIAHMYIASEALRQLCLDEVIFVPNGNPPHKKEGKVTEPKVRYELTKIAIKDYNRFSISDYEIFKKGYSYSYETLQHFKSIDNSKLYFIVGADSLMEIYSWKNIECILKDCTLVVFNRPSYNKEDILVQKSKVEREFQIEILWLDLLNLDISSSYIRDRIREGINIEYFLPYEVYDCIKTMGLYK from the coding sequence ATGAAGTCTAAGGGCATTTTTGGTGGAACCTTTGATCCTATACATATAGCACATATGTATATAGCAAGTGAGGCCTTAAGACAACTTTGCTTAGATGAGGTAATATTTGTCCCTAATGGTAATCCTCCACATAAAAAGGAGGGTAAAGTAACAGAGCCAAAGGTCAGATATGAACTTACTAAAATTGCTATAAAGGATTATAATAGATTTTCTATAAGTGATTATGAGATTTTTAAAAAAGGTTATAGTTATAGCTATGAAACTCTTCAGCATTTTAAGTCCATTGACAATTCTAAACTGTATTTTATAGTAGGTGCAGATAGTTTAATGGAAATATATAGCTGGAAGAATATAGAGTGCATATTAAAAGATTGCACCTTAGTAGTATTTAATAGACCTTCATATAATAAAGAAGATATTCTAGTACAAAAGAGTAAAGTGGAAAGAGAATTTCAAATAGAAATACTGTGGCTTGACTTATTGAACTTAGACATATCTTCTTCTTATATAAGGGATAGAATAAGAGAGGGTATAAACATAGAATATTTTTTGCCTTATGAGGTATATGATTGTATAAAGACAATGGGTCTTTATAAATAA
- a CDS encoding RluA family pseudouridine synthase has product MNNLEFIVEKEAVGLKIRDYLKHHKGLSSRLIRGAAPEGRIKVNGDVVKLNHIIKEGENISVDINKKESQNIEAEDMPLDIVYEDEDVLVVNKPPFMVVHPTRKHKLGTLSNGVIYHFKENKSASVVRLVSRLDMNTSGLIIIAKNQYSHAKLSEAMKLPEFKKYYRAVVHGSFEEDFGTIDLPIYYPGEEFIKRVVDERGQKSVTHYKVKERYAEATLLELILETGRTHQIRVHLEHMGHSIYGDELYSIYDDSEIIKRQALHAYALEFPHPRTGKIINLTSELPEDIKSLMEQLRI; this is encoded by the coding sequence ATGAATAATTTAGAATTTATAGTAGAAAAAGAAGCGGTAGGACTTAAGATAAGAGACTACTTAAAGCACCATAAAGGCCTTTCAAGTAGACTAATAAGAGGAGCTGCACCAGAGGGTAGAATAAAGGTAAATGGTGATGTAGTTAAATTAAACCACATTATAAAAGAAGGCGAAAATATATCCGTAGACATTAACAAAAAAGAAAGCCAAAATATTGAGGCAGAGGATATGCCTTTAGACATAGTTTATGAAGATGAAGATGTGTTAGTAGTAAATAAACCACCTTTTATGGTAGTGCATCCAACTAGAAAGCATAAGCTAGGTACACTATCTAACGGAGTAATATATCACTTTAAGGAAAATAAGTCTGCATCTGTAGTACGGCTTGTTAGCAGACTTGATATGAATACATCGGGCCTTATAATAATAGCTAAAAACCAATATTCACATGCAAAACTATCAGAAGCTATGAAGCTTCCTGAATTTAAAAAGTATTATAGAGCTGTAGTTCATGGATCCTTTGAAGAAGACTTTGGAACTATAGACTTACCTATCTATTACCCTGGTGAAGAATTTATAAAAAGGGTAGTTGATGAAAGAGGTCAAAAAAGTGTTACTCACTATAAGGTTAAAGAAAGATATGCTGAGGCTACACTTCTAGAATTGATATTAGAAACAGGTAGGACACACCAGATTAGGGTACACCTAGAGCATATGGGACATTCTATATATGGAGATGAACTATATAGCATATATGATGATAGTGAAATTATAAAAAGGCAGGCACTTCATGCTTACGCCTTAGAATTTCCACACCCTCGAACGGGGAAGATAATAAATCTAACATCAGAGCTTCCAGAGGATATTAAAAGTTTGATGGAACAACTAAGAATTTAA